One Oncorhynchus keta strain PuntledgeMale-10-30-2019 chromosome 23, Oket_V2, whole genome shotgun sequence DNA segment encodes these proteins:
- the cplx4c gene encoding complexin-4c: MSFMMKAMLGSKLKDMTGGGGGGEVEVPAGDVKETPESKGMSREEFEDYQRQLIEEKMERDKEFATKKAERANLRSCLRDKYRLPESGQDEAMVKMAGDDLDLPEDLAKMVDEDEEEEAVNDSLLGQLHQLQNMDMDQLKTKAQTTMTEIQQVAEEKCVVM; the protein is encoded by the exons ATGTCGTTCATGATGAAGGCCATGTTGGGGAGTAAGTTGAAGGATatgactggaggaggaggaggaggagaggttgaggtgCCAGCAGGCGATGTGAAGGAGACCCCTGAGTCTAAAGGAATGTCCAGAGAGGAGTTTGAGGACTACCAGCGACAGCTTATAGAGGAGAA GATGGAGCGGGACAAGGAGTTTGCCACAAAGAAGGCGGAGAGGGCCAACCTGAGGTCCTGCCTGCGGGACAAGTACCGCCTACCTGAG AGTGGCCAGGACGAAGCCATGGTGAAGATGGCGGGAGACGACCTGGATCTCCCTGAGGACCTAGCCAAGATGgtggatgaggatgaggaggaggaggcggtgAATGACTCACTACTAGGACAGCTACATCAACTGCAGAACATGGACATGGACCAGCTGAAGACCAAAGCCCAGACCACCATGACAGAGATACAACAGGTGGCTGAGGAGAAGTGTGTCGTCATGTGA